One Carya illinoinensis cultivar Pawnee chromosome 5, C.illinoinensisPawnee_v1, whole genome shotgun sequence genomic window, ttaattaaagatgCTCTAAAATACATATAATTCTTATCTATAAAGATGAGCCAAAATCGTTAGAATGTTGAATCAACTGACAACTTTAGAATAATGACTTATCTCAAAGATCCGTGCTCCATCCACCTAAGATCCATCTCTGTgtcccaaaataataaaaagattcaTGAGACGTCGTCGTCAGAACATGTTAACTTTTGtccttttttgtgtttttccaGCCATTTGGGCCCACACGACTTGGAAAATAAAGCACTATGTGTGACTTTACTGTAGTGTACGAATGATAGGGTTttgaatattctaaaaaaaatcccatatttaataaaatcaagTAGAGTCAATCATTTTAGGATCAAATACAAAGTAAATCAAGTAGACTCgtcaaatttttgtttttataaaggCCAGATCCATCATTACCCTTCATACTAAAACCAGTGCTTCCTCCGTCCACTTTCACCCTCACCCTCCCTTCCTCTTTGCTCTGTGGCATTCAATGGCCACCATGGATATACAAACGCCCTCCAAATCCACGGACCCAGAAAAGCTCATCCCCTCAAGTGGTGAACATGCCGACGAGGAGGAGCTCTCTCCCATTGAAGAAGTCCGACTAACTGTGGCTAACACTGACGACCCTACCCTCCCCATATGGACCTTCCGGATGTGGTTCCTTGGCTTACTCTCATGTGCCCTTCTTTCCTTCCTAGACCAATTCTTCTCTTATCGGACTCAGCCCCTCATCGTAACCCAGATCACCGTCCAAGTGGCCACTCTCCCCATCGGTCGTTTCATGGCTTCTGTCCTCCCGAAGACCAAGTTTCGGATACCTGGCTTCGGATCCCGGACATTCTCGGTCAACCCAGGTCCGTTCAACATGAAGGAGCACGTCCTCATTTCAATCTTTGCTAATGCTGGGAGTGCATTTGGATCTGGGTATGCATATGCTGTTAATATTATTACCATAATCAAAGCCTTCTACAATCACAACATCTCGTTTGTTGCTGGTTGGTTTCTTATTACCACTACGCAGGTGAGATTCAGATGACAAAACTTTCaatctttttatttctattattgtTGTGAATACACAGTTCGAGGGTTTGAAATTATTAGAACAAACAATTCTCTTGCTTTTTAGAAGTAAATgttgttttgttctttgtatcatatatatatatatatatatatatatatatatattataaaaaaaagtaagaaacgATAGTTAAAAAAGGCTTGTTAATCAATATCTTTGATTGCTAGTAGCTCCCAACCCTTTTCTTAACTTGTATGTCTGGAAGCCATTGAAGCGGACCGATTCACACTATATTGATCACATGCATGGGTGATTGTTAGGTTTCCAAACtctcatgcatgttgtttggcTGATTTTAATACAATCTTATATTGGAAAAAGAAACTTCAAACCatcaattaattttcttttatgatctCTTCTTATTTTCGGGAAGATTCCCATCaatttttcaattgaaaagTCGATATGAGAGATTTATGTGAAGAAAGATGGATAGTAACTTGGAGGATGGTTGCCTACAGGTGTTGGGATACGGCTGGGCGGGGCTAATGAGGAAGTATGTGGTGGAGCCAGCACATATGTGGTGGCCCGGCACCCTCGTTCAGGTTTCACTTTTTCGGTATGTAAAAAAAAGGATTTCAAATTAAACTAATCTTAGATTCTTATGCAATTATTTATCACGATGATGCTGCCAttcaatatttatcttttattttttgtttttgtttgctttATTTGGTACAGttttaatgagatgagataaaatattttaaataataataaaaattttaagttaagatgagattaaatagtctataataaaaatgtgtgtttagatagtgagatgagttgagatattttttattttttaaaatttgaaaaaagtataAAAGTCTCTATTTTATAAAACCAAATTGTGTACTGTTTAcaaacaattcatttttttgtttatagcAATTTTGTACTCTTTATGTACTATTTACGGTCAATTTTTaacaattcattattatttatttaagtaaatatttttaaaatttagaaataaaacataacatatttagataagaaaaattaatatattgactTTAATTGTATTGGCTAACCAAACCTGAACTTAATTGATTTTTGGGTCTTTATTCTCAAGattcttttcaacttttttggTCTCTGTTGCCCAACAGATGATGAAACTGAAAGTCAAAGCAAGCACCAAGTTTtttttgcttagaaaaaaaaaaatttagcccACGTGTCACTTTTTGGCTGGGtctcaaaattatttattttgacttttaAAACCAAATCTAACCACAAGTGTGcgttaatactttttataataaactaattttatatataatcgtaAACTACGTAaaagttatataattatttaaaaaaattaattttattattaaaaaattaattttttatattttatttagtttttaaaataattaggtgataattatataatttatatttataaatatatctttttataaatataattattatacggATTTATGTAACTTCACGAATCCTGATTTCACGATATGCtaactaaatttatatttagatTTCTTTGTGTGGgtgagataaaatttttttgaaacttaataaaatgatccgtaaataataaaaaaataatttacattaaaatatttaataaaattttaagagataagagtaaaaaatttttaaaatcaatatattattaatattaaaatataaaattttaatataagcCATACATTTATAGTTCCCTTCCCTTCAAATTGAAGGGAGAACTAATTATTTTTCTCTAACAGTTTCAATTGACTTGGAAACTAtctatttttactatttataaatttatctattaAGAGTATCTTCATTGGTTTGGTCAAATGAAGATGTTGGctaaaatttaaatgatttgtgtaaaaaagattcacattaGATTGGgtaaatttaaaacattttaaactTTTGTTATAGTGATTAGCTAAAAATGAAAGATCActtttattaacaaaatattaaaatactaatttcTCACTCTACATGTTCATTTCTACACTTTCATTttaccaattaaaatattaaaatattctacacttttgttttaaaggattaaatgacatttgaaaatacatttttttaatactaatttaattataatataataattaataatattaaattattagaattataaaatatgataaaaataatttttttttctaaaatatattaatttaataatattttattattatataaagtatAAATGGTTAATTCAATGTGAGATttgaatttaaatgaaatagaTAAATTTGACAAAGCAAATCAAAATGCTCTAATGGGTGCTATTTCAACAACCACACAATGAAGTCTTCTTCGTACGGTCATTTAGAAAGTACAAGGAAACGTCAGTACCGTTTGAAGCAAATAAATTGTAAGGATAAATGTGATTTACATTCAAATGAGTAATTGTcgtataatttcttttaaaatgaggaaataaatataaaatttatataaaaaaaagaagtaattttttaataataaatctcataataaattttattattttttaaaatgattattcgGGTATCTGTACACTCAACACAGTATATAATATTGCTTAATTCCAAAATGATGTATATTTCTTGCGAAGTTTCTCGAGGGCTACGTTAGTAGGTTGGTGACCGCAAAACTCCGGTTAGCATGTCTCAGCCTCGCTCAGAACGAGAAAACGAAAGTGAAAGAGACCCTAATACCTTATTGTCAAGGCAACACAAAAGACTTCCAAAACAAGTCGACATCTGTGATATGGGCCATGTGCTGTGTTTGGAATCTaaaagcttgatgatgatgatgctgcTGTTGAAAGGAATGGGAACGTCAAAGTTCAAGTTACAAAGTGCAGCGTGTCAAGTAGACATGCCAATCTGTGCATGTGATTTAAAGTGCAACTTGTCTGCTGTAGAAGGCTAGAGGTCAACAAGATTGTCAATTGCCCGGGGGGATGACTTGTACAAGCAGTACTCTAGTAAAAATGTCAAATTGCAGCCAGAtaaccaaggaaaaaaaatgttacgACTTGCTGATAATGATCCTATAGTAGCAGCAGCAAGACTAGAAGCACGATCGGTAACAATGTCAACTATCAGCTGTAGACATGCATGTTTAACCATTTCACTGGTTAATTCACATAAGGGCAAAGGCCTCTaggcataaaataaaataactcttctAATCCTTGATATAAACTTCATCTACATAAAATTCTGACCTATACATTTGCAGGGCTTTGCATGAACATGAGAATGAGCGCATGTCACGGGCAAAGTTCTTCCTGATTGCATTAATCTGCAGTTTCTCATGGTACCTGGTCCCGGGGTATCTCTTCTCAACACTCACAAACATATCATGGGTCTGCTGGGTATTCTCCAAGTCAGTTACAGCCCAGCAGCTCGGTTCTGGCACGAAAGGCCTTGGACTTGGAGCTCTGACACTTGACTGGTCTGCTGTGGCATCTTTCTTGTTCAGCCCCCTCATCAGCCCTTTCTTCTGCATTGTCAACATTTTTGCAGGCTATGTATTGATAGTTTACATTGCAATCCCAACAGCATACTGGGCATTTGACATGTACAATGCAAGTAGATTTCCTATTTTCTCGTCACACTTGTTTACAGCCCAAGGTCAAACATACAACATATCAGCCATTGTAAATGACAACTTTGAGCTAGATGTAGCAAAGTATCAGGAGCAAGGACGGATTCACTTAAGCATGTTTTTTGCTCTCTCCTATGGCTTTGGATTTGCCACAATCGCATCCACCATCACACATGTGGCATTTTTCTATGGCAGGTATATTCCCAATCAATTCACAGGTGGTTAGATGTGAGATCTTTTCATTGTTTCAAGACATAGTAAGAATCGTAATTGTTAAGTTGAAGAAATAATTCTGTGGTCTGTCTGTATCATTAATTTACCAAGATGCCACAAAACAGAATACCTACAAGATTTGAAAGTATTTTGCCTTCAATGTGCCAGACTTATTACTCATCACAACAAGGTTTATACTTTCTCAATGTGGCTTTAAAATTTGAACACTATACGTTCTTTGAAAAATGAGCCAAGATGTGAAACCATACTCACAACTTCTCAAAAATTCCTATTTATCCTATTCTCGGGAGTGTCCTCTCTGTATGCATGTGTAAATGTctgtatgtatgtatagataCACATAAAGATTCACATGATCCAGATAGATAAGACCCTTTTCAAAGGAATCAGGAACACAAACACCCTTCTCTCCCAAAAGCTTGCaaggttttgaaatttttataattatatttgtgaagtctcatatcatataaaaaaaaatatatgtacagGGAAATTTATGAGCGGTATCATGCTTCTTACAAGGGCAAGGAGGACATCCATACCAAATTGATGAGGAGATACAAGGACATACCTACCTGGTGGTTCTACATTCTGCTTGGTGTGACACTTGCAGTTTCCTTAGTACTCTGCATATTTTTAAACAATCAGGTACAGATGCCATGGTGGGGACTCCTCTTTGCTGCAGCCATGGCCTTTATTTTCACTCTTCCAATCAGCATCATAACT contains:
- the LOC122311020 gene encoding oligopeptide transporter 4-like isoform X1, with the translated sequence MATMDIQTPSKSTDPEKLIPSSGEHADEEELSPIEEVRLTVANTDDPTLPIWTFRMWFLGLLSCALLSFLDQFFSYRTQPLIVTQITVQVATLPIGRFMASVLPKTKFRIPGFGSRTFSVNPGPFNMKEHVLISIFANAGSAFGSGYAYAVNIITIIKAFYNHNISFVAGWFLITTTQVLGYGWAGLMRKYVVEPAHMWWPGTLVQVSLFRALHEHENERMSRAKFFLIALICSFSWYLVPGYLFSTLTNISWVCWVFSKSVTAQQLGSGTKGLGLGALTLDWSAVASFLFSPLISPFFCIVNIFAGYVLIVYIAIPTAYWAFDMYNASRFPIFSSHLFTAQGQTYNISAIVNDNFELDVAKYQEQGRIHLSMFFALSYGFGFATIASTITHVAFFYGREIYERYHASYKGKEDIHTKLMRRYKDIPTWWFYILLGVTLAVSLVLCIFLNNQVQMPWWGLLFAAAMAFIFTLPISIITATTNQTPGVNIITEYAMGLIYPGRPIANVCFKTYGYMSMAQAVSFLSDFKLGHYMKIPPRSMFLVQFIGTILAGTINLAVAMWMLDSIKNICQDDLLPANSPWTCPRDRVFFDASVIWGLVGPKRIFGTLGNYGMVNWFFLGGAIGPFIVWLLHKAFPKQNWIPLINLPVLLGATGMMPPATPLNYNAWILVGTIFNFFIFRYRKQWWQRYNYVLSAALDAGVAFMGVVLYFSVVMEVRDLTWWGTDGEHCPLAKCPTAKGIAVDGCPVN
- the LOC122311020 gene encoding oligopeptide transporter 4-like isoform X2 codes for the protein MATMDIQTPSKSTDPEKLIPSSGEHADEEELSPIEEVRLTVANTDDPTLPIWTFRMWFLGLLSCALLSFLDQFFSYRTQPLIVTQITVQVATLPIGRFMASVLPKTKFRIPGFGSRTFSVNPGPFNMKEHVLISIFANAGSAFGSGYAYAVNIITIIKAFYNHNISFVAGWFLITTTQVLGYGWAGLMRKYVVEPAHMWWPGTLVQVSLFRALHEHENERMSRAKFFLIALICSFSWYLVPGYLFSTLTNISWVCWVFSKSVTAQQLGSGTKGLGLGALTLDWSAVASFLFSPLISPFFCIVNIFAGYVLIVYIAIPTAYWAFDMYNASRFPIFSSHLFTAQGQTYNISAIVNDNFELDVAKYQEQGRIHLSMFFALSYGFGFATIASTITHVAFFYGREIYERYHASYKGKEDIHTKLMRRYKDIPTWWFYILLGVTLAVSLVLCIFLNNQTPGVNIITEYAMGLIYPGRPIANVCFKTYGYMSMAQAVSFLSDFKLGHYMKIPPRSMFLVQFIGTILAGTINLAVAMWMLDSIKNICQDDLLPANSPWTCPRDRVFFDASVIWGLVGPKRIFGTLGNYGMVNWFFLGGAIGPFIVWLLHKAFPKQNWIPLINLPVLLGATGMMPPATPLNYNAWILVGTIFNFFIFRYRKQWWQRYNYVLSAALDAGVAFMGVVLYFSVVMEVRDLTWWGTDGEHCPLAKCPTAKGIAVDGCPVN